One genomic region from Eptesicus fuscus isolate TK198812 chromosome 18, DD_ASM_mEF_20220401, whole genome shotgun sequence encodes:
- the TMEM115 gene encoding transmembrane protein 115, protein MQRALPGACQHLGAILASASVVVKALCAAVLLLYLLSFAVDTGCLAVTPGYLFPPNFWIWTLATHGLMEQHVWDVALSLATVVAAGRLLEPLWGALELLIFFSVVNVSVGLLGAFAYLLTYMASFNLVYLFTVRIHGALGFLGGVLVALKQTMGDCVVLRVPQVRLSVAPMLLLALLLLLRLATLLQSPALASYGFGLLSSWVYLRFYQRHSRGRGDMADHFAFATFFPEILQPVVGLLANLVHSLLVKVKICQKTVKRYDVGAPSSITISLPGTDPQDAERRRQLALKALNERLKRVEDQSVWPSMDDDEEEAGAKVDSPLPSDQVPALPGKGAAPESSLITFEAAPPKL, encoded by the exons ATGCAGCGCGCCCTGCCCGGCGCCTGCCAGCACTTGGGGGCCATCCTGGCCAGCGCCAGCGTGGTGGTGAAGGCCCTGTGCGCGGCGGTGCTGCTCCTCTACCTGCTGTCCTTCGCCGTGGACACGGGCTGCCTGGCGGTCACCCCAGGCTACCTCTTTCCGCCCAACTTCTGGATCTGGACCCTGGCCACCCATGGGCTGATGGAGCAGCACGTGTGGGAcgtggccctcagcctggccacgGTGGTGGCGGCCGGGCGTTTGCTGGAGCCCCTCTGGGGGGCCTTGGAGCTGCTCATCTTCTTCTCGGTGGTGAACGTGTccgtggggctgctgggggccttCGCCTACCTCCTCACCTACATGGCTTCCTTCAACCTGGTGTACCTGTTCACCGTCCGCATCCACGGGGCGCTGGGCTTCCTGGGCGGCGTGCTGGTGGCGCTGAAGCAAACCATGGGGGACTGCGTGGTCCTGCGGGTGCCCCAGGTGCGCCTCAGCGTGGCGCCCATGCTGCTgctggcgctgctgctgctgctgcggctgGCCACGCTGCTCCAGAGCCCCGCGCTGGCCTCCTACGGCTTCGGGCTGCTCTCCAGCTGGGTGTACCTCCGCTTCTACCAGCGCCACAGCCGCGGCCGCGGGGACATGGCGGACCACTTTGCTTTCGCCACCTTCTTCCCGGAGATCCTGCAGCCCGTGGTGGGGCTCTTGGCGAACTTGGTGCACAGCCTCCTGGTGAAGGTGAAGATTTGCCAGAAGACAGTGAAGCGCTATGACGTGGGGGCGCCATCCTCCATCACCATCAGCCTCCCGGGCACAGACCCTCAGGATGCGGAGCGGAGAAG GCAGCTGGCCCTGAAGGCCCTCAACGAACGACTGAAGCGAGTGGAGGACCAGTCCGTCTGGCCGAGCATGGACGACGACGAAGAGGAGGCGGGGGCCAAGGTGGACAGCCCTCTGCCCTCAGACCAggtccccgccctccccgggaAGGGGGCTGCCCCAGAatccagcctgatcacctttgAGGCCGCTCCCCCGAAGCTGTAA
- the LOC103298557 gene encoding transmembrane reductase CYB561D2 isoform X1, translating into MTEALLVFSPESSLLRSLSRKGRARCHWVLQLLALLCALLGLGLVILHKEQLGKAHLATWHGRAGLLAVLWAGLQCSGGVGLLYPKLLPRWPLSKLKLYHATSGLVGYLLGSASLLLGMCSLWFTATVTGGIWYLAVLCPVITSLVIMNQVSNAYLYRKRIQP; encoded by the coding sequence ATGACCGAGGCCCTGCTGGTGTTCTCCCCTGAGAGCTCGCTGCTGCGCTCCCTCTCGCGGAAAGGCCGAGCCCGCTGCCACTGGGTACTacagctgctggccctgctgtgcGCGCTGCTGGGCTTGGGCCTGGTCATCCTCCACAAGGAGCAGCTTGGCAAAGCCCACCTGGCTACCTGGCATGGGCGGGCAGGGCTGCTCGCCGtgctgtgggcggggctgcagtGCTCAGGCGGGGTGGGGCTCCTCTACCCCAAACTGCTGCCCCGATGGCCCCTGTCCAAGCTCAAGCTGTACCATGCCACTTCTGGGCTAGTGGGCTACCTTCTGGGCAGTGCCAGCCTCTTGCTGGGCATGTGCTCACTCTGGTTCACTGCTACAGTCACTGGGGGAATCTGGTACCTGGCTGTGCTGTGCCCTGTCATCACCAGCTTGGTCATCATGAACCAGGTGAGCAATGCCTACCTGTACCGCAAAAGGATTCAGCCGTGA